A DNA window from Halococcus salifodinae DSM 8989 contains the following coding sequences:
- a CDS encoding O-antigen ligase family protein, with the protein MFLVVAFTTRDGLQEIREFRWPYIPVQTHRALLYPAVVLWVVFAIGLVLNPSMQAFLRFGAFVGLSAITLFIVPAVVSRKRAFTAIGVVGAVCVLLALPSIIWPDYTIAGVEITHVLDSQRSELTLGVIRRTPTSIFDGISYFRILVTFGAVCAAGVAARTRSPWMVAACALNLFGVFLGLGRASILALVIATALAVGYLLVGRTALAGMMTAGTLATAGGLAIAFGFLPGPTGLFQSVLGPRVGFWTATYEAFVARPILGWGLTDTTAIVHDFYPGETLTGTHNSYLRLFVIGGIVGGLAYLALSVSALVLAFRRVRQHTSLALTTFCLVVMALVIQLFTGGTIFGTNLSSVLWALSLAYAQPAIGD; encoded by the coding sequence ATGTTCCTCGTGGTGGCTTTCACTACACGTGATGGCCTTCAAGAGATTCGCGAGTTTCGCTGGCCATACATACCTGTTCAAACCCACCGAGCACTGCTCTATCCGGCGGTAGTGCTGTGGGTCGTGTTCGCCATTGGACTGGTTTTGAATCCCTCCATGCAGGCCTTCCTTCGGTTTGGCGCATTCGTCGGTCTCTCCGCGATCACACTGTTCATCGTGCCGGCCGTCGTCTCCCGCAAACGCGCGTTCACCGCAATCGGCGTTGTCGGTGCCGTATGTGTCCTGCTCGCTCTTCCATCAATCATCTGGCCAGACTATACCATCGCCGGCGTGGAAATCACTCACGTGCTGGACAGCCAGCGCTCGGAGCTCACGCTCGGCGTCATTCGTCGGACGCCGACTTCCATTTTTGATGGAATTAGCTATTTCCGGATTTTGGTTACGTTCGGCGCGGTCTGTGCGGCTGGCGTGGCCGCACGCACCCGATCACCGTGGATGGTTGCGGCGTGTGCACTCAATCTGTTCGGCGTCTTTCTCGGCCTCGGTCGAGCATCGATCCTCGCACTCGTCATCGCCACAGCCCTTGCCGTTGGATATCTTCTCGTCGGTCGGACCGCCCTCGCCGGTATGATGACTGCTGGCACCCTTGCCACCGCTGGTGGGCTTGCAATCGCATTCGGGTTTCTGCCCGGTCCGACCGGATTATTCCAGTCGGTGCTCGGTCCGCGAGTCGGCTTTTGGACTGCAACATACGAAGCGTTCGTCGCACGCCCGATTCTCGGATGGGGACTTACTGACACGACAGCAATCGTGCATGACTTTTACCCAGGTGAAACCCTGACGGGCACTCACAACAGTTATCTCCGATTGTTCGTCATCGGTGGCATCGTCGGTGGACTTGCCTACCTCGCTCTCTCCGTGTCAGCCCTCGTCCTGGCGTTCCGACGTGTACGCCAGCACACTTCGCTTGCGCTGACGACGTTCTGTCTCGTCGTCATGGCGCTCGTGATACAGTTGTTCACTGGCGGGACGATCTTCGGAACAAATCTCTCGTCGGTGCTCTGGGCACTATCGCTCGCGTATGCACAGCCTGCAATAGGTGATTGA